The stretch of DNA GCGTCCGAGTGCCTCGCGATTGGAACAGGTGGGTGCGTTAGGCGCCATGATCACCCAATTTCTTCATCGAAAGGATCTCGAACGGCAGGTTCGCCAGGCACAAAAAATGGACGCCCTGGGGCGCATGGCCGGAGGGATTGCACACGACTTCAACAATTTGCTGACGATTATCAACAGCTGGGCCGAGCTCTTAACGGATGAGCCAGGACAATCCATTCGGACGCAGCGTGGGATGATACAAATCAAGGAAGCCGGCAATAAAGCCGCCGCCTTGACTCAGCAATTGCTGGCCTTTACGCGTCACCAGATTGTCGAACGCCAACCGCTCAACCTCAATGACCGCGTCACCGATATCGTCGAGCTGATGAAGCGCGTCATCGGCGAAAACGTGCAACTCGTCCTCGCCTTGGATCCTACGCTGGGGCGAATCAAGGCGGATCCCGGCCAAATCGAGCAAGTGATCATGAATCTCGTGGTCAACGCTCGCGATGCCATGCCGCAAGGCGGGTGCCTGGAGCTTGAAACGAAAGCGGTTTCGATCAATCACTCCGATTCGCTCTCGCCAGATCCTCTTCTTCCCGGTTCGTATGTCATGCTCGCCGTCCGGGACACAGGCTGCGGAATGGAAGCCGATATATTGACACAGGTATTTGAGCCGTTTTTCACCACGAAGGAGCTAGGCAAAGGCACCGGCCTTGGGTTGTCTACGGTCTATGGAATCGTTCGGCAGAGTGGGGGGGCAATCGGGATAGACAGCAAGCCTGGATGCGGCACCACCTTCAGCATTTATCTGCCCTGCATCACCGAGGATTCCAACCCGTCGCGCCCGGTGGTTCAACCCAAGACCGCCAGCGAACAATCAAAGACCATTCTTCTGGTCGAAGACAATGACATGGTTCGCGGCTTGGCACATACCGTGTTGGCGGCACAGCATCATACGGTCCTGGTTGCTCGAACGGGTGAGGAAGCCCTCCAGATGGTTCACCAGCGGGAAGGCAGCATCTCCCTCTTGATCACCGATATGGTGATGCCCGGCATAGACGGGTTACAACTTGCCACTCAACTCCGGAAGCTACAACCAAACATCAAGATTCTCCTCACCTCCGGTTATTCAGACTGCGGGGAAATGCTGTTGGAAAAGCTCGATGCACAAACAGCGTTCATCCCCAAGCCCTATACCCCTGACTCACTGATAAAAGCGGTGGGCACGGCGCTTGATTCACGGTTGCAGAATAAGAGCTAGGAAATACTCTCACGACGTCTGAAGGCTTATTCGGAGGGAGGCAGGCGGTGCGTTAGAACCGTCTCACCTTACCGTGTATCCCCACCGACGGCGGTAGGGCTGACTTCTGTTTGCGGGAGCCCCATCGGCGCAGCCAATGCCGGCCGCACAGCAGCGGGATTCTGTGTAAACGGCAATTCCAGCAAGGCATACGGATTCACCCGCGCGCCGTTGACCTTCATGCCCCAATGGAGATGGGGACCGGTGGCTCGACCGGTCGCGCCGACTTTGCCGATGACCTGTCCGGCTTTGATGAGGTCGCCCTCTTTCACGAGCACGTCGGAGAGGTGAAAATACATCGAATACAGGCCGAGGCCGTGATCCACGAAGATGCCACGGCCGGAAAAGATGTGATCCACGACAAGCCGCACCACGCCATCGTTGCTGGCCATCACGTCGGTCCCCATCGGCGCCCCGATATCTTCTCCGTTATGCGGATTTCTGGCCTGACCGTTCATAATACGGACACTCCCGAAAATCCCTGTGCGCTTGCCATGAACCGGTTCGATAAACCCCGTTTGCCAAAGCCGCATGGCGGACTCTTCGGCCAGAGCCTTCCGAACCTGTTCCTGTTCGGCCTTCCAACGCGCGGCGGCTTTCTCATCGAGATCGACTTTGTCTTTGGGCAGCTTCAGATGCTCGACGGAGAACTTTTCCTTTAACAC from Nitrospira sp. encodes:
- a CDS encoding response regulator; its protein translation is MHLLLIEDNEDDAELIHQALCEESADSITLNWADRLETGMLKLAECPVDAVLVDLSLPDSQGLEILDRVRAHAPDAPVIVMTGLDNDVIAEESLLRGAQDYLVKGRLTGDALRRAIRYSMGRHRVEQALRKSEERFQLTCLATRDGIWDWDITSGATWVNDVYRTVYGSAPEDLRHGQIPWADQIHPEDRASVLTNLVHVLQSDQHLWMAEYRCRRLDDTYAYVIDRGYVHRDAQGKPSRMIGAKADITERRQAETMHAVQLSVGLALEHSVSLSEAVPRIIRTMCELQGWTVGAFWLVDSHDKTLHCNSLWHQASLPAEHFSQIYQSLALRQGVGLAGQVWKTGEAILCSDILNEAEFPAFHAAHEADLHGGIAFPIDAGKEILGIMEFLTSERLRPSASRLEQVGALGAMITQFLHRKDLERQVRQAQKMDALGRMAGGIAHDFNNLLTIINSWAELLTDEPGQSIRTQRGMIQIKEAGNKAAALTQQLLAFTRHQIVERQPLNLNDRVTDIVELMKRVIGENVQLVLALDPTLGRIKADPGQIEQVIMNLVVNARDAMPQGGCLELETKAVSINHSDSLSPDPLLPGSYVMLAVRDTGCGMEADILTQVFEPFFTTKELGKGTGLGLSTVYGIVRQSGGAIGIDSKPGCGTTFSIYLPCITEDSNPSRPVVQPKTASEQSKTILLVEDNDMVRGLAHTVLAAQHHTVLVARTGEEALQMVHQREGSISLLITDMVMPGIDGLQLATQLRKLQPNIKILLTSGYSDCGEMLLEKLDAQTAFIPKPYTPDSLIKAVGTALDSRLQNKS
- a CDS encoding M23 family metallopeptidase → MSFLDRFLIISVVLLTSVFPVELFPNTGPAPRGGDGQFTGKQGQVILINVPDIKDATSVKGGFLGRKVTLFPDPTAGGGAGYVGLLGIDLQDEPGAHELTIDVQQGEKMRHLSYQVLVLKEKFSVEHLKLPKDKVDLDEKAAARWKAEQEQVRKALAEESAMRLWQTGFIEPVHGKRTGIFGSVRIMNGQARNPHNGEDIGAPMGTDVMASNDGVVRLVVDHIFSGRGIFVDHGLGLYSMYFHLSDVLVKEGDLIKAGQVIGKVGATGRATGPHLHWGMKVNGARVNPYALLELPFTQNPAAVRPALAAPMGLPQTEVSPTAVGGDTR